One Glycine soja cultivar W05 chromosome 2, ASM419377v2, whole genome shotgun sequence genomic region harbors:
- the LOC114380584 gene encoding cyclin-dependent protein kinase inhibitor SMR6-like, producing MGFSEKPQVEESDSTRKWVIAGIPSRVPLKPIYTTKEEEHDEEECSSTTPKGEEAKIPTSLKCPPAPKKRKPSLKCNYRGGGGSREFFTPPDLETVFIRHVERA from the coding sequence ATGGGGTTCTCTGAGAAGCCACAAGTGGAAGAGTCAGATAGTACTAGAAAATGGGTCATTGCTGGAATCCCTTCACGAGTTCCATTGAAGCCAATATACACCACCAAAGAAGAAGAACATGATGAAGAAGAGTGCTCATCAACGACACCAAAAGGGGAAGAAGCAAAGATTCCAACCTCGTTGAAGTGTCCACCAGCTCCTAAGAAGAGAAAACCTTCTTTGAAGTGCAACTAtcgtggtggtggtggatcaagAGAGTTCTTCACTCCACCGGACTTAGAAACTGTGTTTATACGCCATGTTGAAAGGGCTTAG